The Kribbella sp. NBC_00662 nucleotide sequence CCCCTTCGCCGGAGGCTGACCAACCCGGCGGACCGCTGACCGACCCGGCCGGCGCGCGCCCGACCCGGCCGGCGGGCGAACTCCACGGACAACGGCGAGCTTCCCGACGGGTAGATTCGTCGCCGTGGCGATGGAGTCGGGGACGCTACTCACTACGGTGGGCCGCGCGGGGGTCCTGTTCGGCAAGGCCTGGCCGCGCCTGTTCGCGGTGTTTCTGGTCGCGCAGCTGGCACACCGGGGTCTGCAGTGGGTCGCGGTGCAGGCAGGCGCCAAGGCGGAGGCCGCCGGCATCGCAGTACTCGCTCTGCTCGTCGTCGTGTCGCTCGCGATGTACGTCGGCATGTTCCTGGTACTGCGTGGCGAGCTGCCCTTCCACAGGCGGGCCGTTGCCGAAGGCACTCTTGCTCCCGACGGCATGGCGCCCGGTAGCGAGCACAAGCCGCTCGATGCGCTCGCTGCGGCACTGCTCCCGTTCCTGGCGTTCTACGCGGCGTACAAGTTCCTGCAGAACGAGGCGCTCGATTACGAGTACCAACTGGCCGTCCACAAGGTCAACGAGACCGCTGCGACCGTTCTGACCGGCGGTACGGTGCCGCAGCCGTCGGACGGCCTGCAGTCGCTGTCCACCTGGTTGTTCCTCGGCCTCGGCATCACGGCGTACCTGCTCCGCTTCGTGTTCAAGAAGTGGAAGAAGGAGAAGGAAGGGCCGGTCCGCAAGCTGTTTGTCACGTACCTCGAGGCGCTGTGGATCTTCGTGGTGGTCTACCAGGCGACATCGGTCATCCCGCCGCCGATGACCTGGCTGAAAGAGCGCGTGGTCTGGCGGTGGCTGCACGACGGGTACAGCTGGGTGCTCGACCACGTGCTCGGTGTCGACCAGGTCCGCGAGGTGTGGGACGCAGTCACCGGATTCATCGCGGCCGGCATCGGCGACCTTTGGAACGCCGCAGTACTCCCGCTGATGTGGATCACGATGACCGCCGTCATCTACGGCCGCGTGGTGCAGAAGCTCGACGCACCACGCTGGCGGTTCGACCGGATCACGCACCGCTGGCAGCAGACGCCGCGACTCGTCCGCATCGCCGGGAACTCGGTGGTCTCCGACTGGAAGGACCGCTGGATCCCGGTCGCCAATGCGTTCCGGCTGGTCGCCCGCTCGGGACTGCGGCCGATGCTGGGGTACTTCCTGGCCTGGGCGGTCGTCACGTTCGCGGCCAGCGCGGTGTGGATCGTGCTGAAGCTGTGGGTGCTCGGTCCGCACACGCTGCAGTTCTGGCAGGTCATCGACGAGCCACTGAACCTGCTCACCGACGGCCTGAAGATCTCGCTGCAGGTCAGCCTCCTCGCCGCGGCGTACGACCGGATGATCGGCGGACTGGCCGGCTACCTGACCCCGCGGACCAGGGCGGTCCACGAGCAGCCGGCCGGCGACCATGGCGTCACCGACCTGAGTGCGGCTACCTCGGGAATGCCAGGTACTGAGGGAGCTTCGTAGCAAACGTGATCGTCGGCTGCACGCTCGCAGCGACGGAGGAGGGTACGACGAACACCGCGACCGTCTCGAACGGCTTCCCGGCCACCGGCTTCAGGTAGTACTGCGCCAACGGTCCGCGCCAGCTCTCCGGCTTGTCGTCGTACCCGCCGGTGCAGCCCGTCGGACGGTCCTGGTAGTCGTCCGCGACCACGGTGTCGTCCCAGATGCGGCCGTCCGGTCCACGCAGATGCAGCTGGCATCCGCCGAGCCCGTCTAGCGCGGACAGCTGATTGACCTGGATCCGGTAGTACACCCGGAGCCGAGTGGTCCCCTCCGGCAGGGCAGCTTGGCCCGTATCACCAGCCCGCACCGGATGCGGGTCCCGCTCGACGCTGGCGCCGTACCAGATCGCACCGTTGTACGACGTGCCGCCGGCCGACACGACGACCGGATCGCGGGGCTCAGCGTCGTACCAGGACTTGTAGTCGCTCCGGGTCGTCCACCAACCGGCGAGCGGGATCGCCAGCACCAGCGTGCCCAGCGCCGCGGTGTTGGCGCGGAACCAGCCGCGGCGGGCCCGGCGTGCGCCGCTCATGTGTCGCTCGCTGGGGTCAGCGCCACGACGTCCTGGACCTTCGCAGCGTCGGGGCCGAGCGGCACGGTGACCTGCGGCTCGAGGTCGTTCAGGATCGACTTCTCCATCACCAACAACGTTGCCCCCGGCACCTTGTCGGCCGGCATCTCGACCACGAACGAGCCGCGGACCGGGATGTCCGGCGAGAGCTCGCTGCCGGTCAGGTCGACCTGGTCGAGACCGTTGCGGTTGGCGCCGAGGTACGTGACGCCGTCGGACGACTTGATCCGGACGTTGGAGACGTGGATCGGTTCGCGGGTGGCGGTGACGGTCGCGTCGATCACCACGAAGTCGGTCAGCGAGTCCCGGTCCGGCGTCGAGTGCGGGATGCGGAGCTTCTTGCCGACGCGTACGTCGTTCACGGTCAGGTCGAACCGCGGCGTCTTGACCGTGCGGCCGACGATGCCCTGCACCGGAGTGGGGTCCTGGATGTCCTTCTGCGTCGGCGTGACGCGGTACAGGCCGACGATCGCGACCAGCACGGCGAGCGTGAGGCCGACGTTCAGGACCTTCCGCCCGTTCACTTCTTCGTCACCTTGACCGTGCTGCCGGCAACCACCTTGTCCGGCAGCCACTTCTCGTGGTGGTCGAGGATCGACTCGTCCTCGTGCTCGTAGCCCTGCACGGTCAGATCGACCTGCGTCGGGAGCTCAGTGGCCTTCGGCAACTTCCAGACGTACGCGACGTCCTCGGCGGCGTCCGGCGTGAGGACCGGGTTCATGGTCTCGTCACGGATGTTGGTGGTGCCGAGCGGCGGATCGGTGTCCTTCACTCCCGGTACGCCGATCAGCCGGATCAGGTCGGACGGTGGCGTCGTACCGGTGTCGTCGGTGACCTTCAGCTTGGTCACGACCGCGATCAGCGCACCGCCGTCGTCCGGGGTGAACAGCGGCTTCAGGTCCTTCACGGTGACGACGCGCTGGATCGTCACCTCGAACTGGCCGGCGTCGATCGCGGTGCCCGCGTCTACGTGCGGGGTCTCCGCGCCCGCCTTCTTCAGACCGCCGAAGGCCGCGGAGATCGCCAGCAGTACGACGGCAGCGCTGATCGACCAGGTGCGGACCGACCGGCCACGCACCTTCAGATCCTGGAACTCCGGGAGCTCTTCCGGCTCCTCTTGTTCCGACCCCCCGCTCCCCGTTTCCTGCACGCCGGAAGCGTAACCAGCGAAAGGTCCGCCTCAGTCGTCCGGGCGACCGCGCAGGCGCTTGGTCTGGCCGCGCCGCTTCTTGTCGTCCAAACGCCGTCGTACCGACGCTTTCGATGGCTTGGTGGGGCGCCGCTTCCGGGGCGGCGGGGCGATCGCCTCCCGCATCAGCGCGACCAGCCGCTCGCGGGCGGCCTCCCGGTTGCGCCACTGCGACTTGTACTCCGAGGCCGCGATCGTCACGACCCCGTCGACCAGCCGCGACTGCAGCCGCTCGAGAGCTCGGGCCTTCAGTGCGTCGCTCAGCGCCGTCGTACCCGCCACGTCGAAACTCAGCTCGACCCGGCTGTCCGTGGTGTTCACCGACTGCCCACCCGGCCCACTCGACCGCGAGAACCGCCACGCCAGCTCACCCTCAGGAAGCACCACCCCGGACCGCACCACCAACCCAATGTCCACACGCCAATTAAGACAGAATCACCGCATGAACGCCTGCGTGTTCTGCGACCTCATCACCACCGACTCACCCGACCTGCTCGTAAAAGAGGACGCCGCGGTCGCGTTCTTCCCCCTCCCCGGCGACGAGATCGCCCCGGGCCACACGCTGGTCGTCCCGCGCCGTCACACCACCGAAGGCGTGCTGGACGCCCAGCCTGCCGACCTAGCCCAGGTCATGGACCTGGCGCAGCGCCTGGCTCAGCGGATGATGGCCGGCCTCGGCGCAACTGGTGTCTGCCTGCTGAATGCCAGCGGGCCGGGCTCGGGCCGCAGCCTCGACCACCTGCACATCCACGTGGTGCCGCGGTACCCGGGCGACGGTGACGAGACGCTTCCCTGGCCGACCGGGCGCTCCCGGCACCAGCCGGCTGTGGACCTGTGGGCGGTTCTCAAGGGGTGAAACAGGTGGTTGAAAGGTGGATGAGGGGTCGTACCGTGGATAACTGTGAGTCTTGGTGTGTGGGTGCTCGTCGGGGCTGTGGCTGCCGGCGTGGTGCTCAGTGCGCTCAAGGCCTGGGTTGACGGGCGGTTCCGTGGGAAGAGCGAGGACGACGTGGAGCGGGTGACTGCCGCCGAGCTCGGCGAGGACCTGGGGGAGCGGGCGACGCTGCTGCAGTTCTCGTCGGCGTTCTGTGCGCCCTGCCGGGCGACCCGGCGGACGCTGGCCGAGGTCGAAGGCATGGTCGACGGAGTGCGGCATGTCGAGCTGGACGCGGAGTCCCACCTGGAGCTTGTCCGCCGGCTCGACATCCTGCGTACGCCGACCACGCTGGTGCTGGACAGCACCGGAGCCGTGGTGAAGCGCGCCAGCGGAGCACCACGCAAGCCCGACGTGATCGCCGCGCTGGCGACCGCGATCGACCGCCAGGCGAGCTGACGACCGTCCGGTACTTGCCACCGAATGGCGCATGCACCTGCGCGTAAGCAAGACTCTCCAGGTGAGCTCTCCAGCCGGTTGGTACGACGACCCCGCGGACCCGACCCAGCAGCGGTACTGGGACGGCAACACCTGGACGGATCAGCGCCGCGCGCAGCAGGGCCCACCGCCGTACCAAGGCCAGTACGGCGCCGCTCAGCACGGTCAGGTCTTCGGCGGCGGCGCTCCCCCGACCGAGCCGGCCCGTCCGGTGCAACCGCAGTACGGCCAGTACGCCCCGCCGCAGCAGCCCCAACAGCCGCAGTACGGGCAGTACGCCGGACCACAACAGCCGCAGCAGCCCCAACAGCCGCAGTACGGGCAGTACGCCGGACCACAACAGCCGCAGCAGCCCCAACAGCCGCAGTACGGGCAGTACGCCGGACCACAACAGCCGCAGTACGGCCAGCAGCCGCAGTACGGCCAGTACGGCCCGCAAGGCCCCCATCCGCAGCAGCAGGGCTACGGCTACCCGGGCAAGCGTCCGCACACCACTCCGGACGGTCAGCTGCTCTCGGGCTGGTGGCGCCGCGTGTTCGCGCGGATCATCGACTCGATCATCGTCGGCATCATCGGACTGCCGCTGACCGGCTACTTCTACTACCAGTACTCGCAGGTCCTCTGGGACTACTTCAAGACCACGCTGGACCAGGCCGAGGCCGGCACCCCGACGACCACGACCTCACTGCCGCCCGAGGTCTACAAGTGGATGATCCCGGCGGTTCTGATCGGTCTCCTGGTGTCGTTCGTCTACGAGTACCTGTTCCTGACCAAGAAGGGCGCCACCCCGGGCAAGATGGCACTCGGGATCGCGGTCCGGCTGCGGGACACGCCCGGACTCCCGCCCGGCGCGGCGGTCGCCAAGCGGTACGGCTTCGAGATGGCGCTCAGCGTGCTCGGCCTGATCCCGCTGATCGGCACCCTGGCCGGCTTCATCGCGCTGATCAACTACCTCTGGCCGCTCTGGGACGACAAGAAGCAGGCGCTGCACGACAAGGTAGCGGCGACCAACGTGGTTCGCGTCTGATACCACCATGTGATCAGTTGTCTCAAGTAATGGGACCACGGTCGGCAGGCCCGGCCGGGTTCCGTACGCTCGACCCGTGGTTTACACGACATGGCTGACGAAGCGCAGGGCAGTGGACAACTGCCGGGTGCGCTCATCGCTGTGTCGACGCCGCTGACCAGGCGGCGTCCCGAGCGCTGCGGAACCGGTCGCTGAGCACGGTTCCGCGTACGTCGCCTCCCCGCACACCCGGGCGGGTCCGGCTCGACAGCCCTCCTCCTCGCAGGAGTCGTCATGTCCGAATCATCGGCGGCACAGAAGGTTGATCCTCGCGGACTCCGGTTCGCGGCCGGGGTGACCACGGTCGTCCTGGCGTTGACGCTCGTACTGAACAACCCGTGGCCGCTGGCTGTGCAGGCCGTGGTGTTCGCGATCTCGGTCGCGTTCGGCGTGCAGGCCTCGCCGTACGGGCAACTGTTCAAGCGGCTGATCCGGCCCCGGATCGGTCCGCCCAAGGAACTGGAGGACGCGGCCCCGCCGCGGTTCGCCCAGCTGGTCGGCCTCGTCTTCGCGGTCGCCGGTCTGATCGGGTACCTGACCGGCGTCACCGTGCTGGGCGTGGTCGCCACCGGATTCGCCCTGGTCGCCGCGTTCGTGAACGCGGCCGTCGGGCTCTGCCTCGGCTGCGAGGCCTATCTGCTGATCCACCGCATTCGTACGCCAACCACCGCTACCAACTGAGAGGCAGCACACATGAGCAGGGAATCCGCGCTCGTCTCGGCCGACTGGGTCGAGGAGCACAAGAACGACGCCGGTGTCGTCCTGATCGAGGTCGACGAAGACGTCTCGGCGTACGACGCCGGCCACATCGCCGGCGCGATCAAGCTGGACTGGAAGGACGACCTGCAGGACGCGGTCCGTCGCGACTTCGTCAACCAGGAGCAGTTCAGCGCGCTGCTGTCCGAGCGCGGCGTGAAGAACGACGACACGGTCGTGCTGTACGGCGGCAACAACAACTGGTTCGCGGCGTACGCGTACTGGTACTTCAAGCTCTACGGTCACGGTGACGTCCGCCTGCTCGACGGCGGCCGCAAGCGCTGGGAGCTGGACAGCCGCGAGCTGACCGACGAGGTCGTCAAGCGGGACGCGACCGAGTACACCGCGAAGGCGCCGAACCTGGACATCCGCGCGTTCCGCGACGAGGTCAACGAGGCCATCGGCGTGAAGAACCTGGTGGACGTGCGGAGCCCCGACGAGTACGCCGGCCGGCTGCTCGCCCCGGCCCACCTCCCGCAGGAGCAGGCGCAGCGCGCGGGTCACATCCCGACCGCGGCGAACATCCCGTGGAGCAAGGCGGCCAACGACGACGGCACGTTCCGCGCCGACGACGAGCTGAAGCAGCTGTACGCCGACGCCGGCGTCGACTTCGGCAAGGACACCATCGCGTACTGCCGGATCGGTGAGCGCTCGGCGCACACCTGGTTCGTGCTGCACGAGATCCTCGGCCAGGAGAACGTGAAGAACTACGACGGTTCCTGGACCGAGTGGGGCTCGCTGGTCGGCGTACCCGTTGCCCTCGGCGACGAACCCGGAAAGGCCTGACACATGTGCGGAGCAACGAAGGGCGGCCTCGACCTCAAGGGTGTCGACGTCGACAAGGAAGCCGTGATCCAGGGCCAGGTGCTGCGCGGCGAGGAGCCGGTCGGCGGCGCGTACGTGCGGCTGCTGGACTCCACCGGTGAGTTCACCGCCGAGGTGCCGACGTCGGCCACCGGCCACTTCCGGTTCTTCGCGGCGCCGGGCAGCTGGACGCTGCGGACGCTGGCACCGAAGGCCGACCCGGTCGACCGCCAGGTGGTCGCGCAGTACGGCGAGGTCGCGGAAGTGGCCGTCACCGTCTGAGCAGTCGGTCGTTACACAAGGTGCCACCACCACCCATCGGTGGCCCACCCTGAAGTAAGCACGAAGGGCCCGGACCTTGCGCGTCCGGGCCCTTCGGCATGCCCGGGGTGGCGCAGAATCGCTTACCCGGCAGGGATTCTGACGTCATCGCATTGGGGTTACGGGCAACGAGCGGAAATCTCGTGGACCGAGCGGCAATGTAACGGTTTGGTCTCGGAGCGGGGTCGGCTCGTCACCTACCGCAATCGGCTGAGTTGTGTCTGTGTCCTGACCCGCACTTCGGGTCACGTCATCACTCAGGGAGGAGGGGTCAATGCGACCCCGCATCGGATACAAGAAGCTCGCTGCCGTCGGAGTTGCGGCGGTCGTCGGCGTGGCTTCTACGATCGCGCTGACCTCGGGTTCGGCGTCCGCCTCGCCGGTTTTCGGATACAGCGGTTACTCGTACGGCACCGACGTCGAATCCGGCCTGGCGAACAGCGGTCCGCAGGTCATCAGCAAGTTTGGTTGCACCACTGACGCCACCAAGGCTGACAAGAACGACCTCGCCACGGCGAATGTGAACAACCAGGCGATCGCACGCTCGGTGAAGACCGACACGCACGCGTTCAACAACAAGAGCGGGACGGGCGTCACCAGCACCGCGACGGCTGCCGACATCCGCGTCGGCAACCTGCTCACGCTGACCGGCGTGAAGACCACGACGACGGCGAAGTACTCGAAGGGCCAGCTGTCGTACACCGGTGACACGACCTTCGCGGGCGTGAAGATCGGCGCGATCTCGGTGCCGTCGCTGCTCAAGCCGAAGTGGAACACCAAGATCGCGGTTCCGGGTCTCGGTTACATCGTGCTGAACCGGGTCGGCGGCGTGAAGACCGCTTCCGGTATCTACTCGTACGCGCAGGCGGTCGTGCTGCACGCGACGGTGAAGAACCAGTACATCCCGCAGGGCGTCGACGTCGCGGTGCTGAAGACCCGCGCGGAGATCTCCAAGCCGGCCACCGCACTGGTGATCGGTTCGGCCTACGGCACCCAGGCCAACGTCGACAAGCTGGTCGTCTCCAGCCCGACGTCGCTTCAGACCACCTGCCAGGGCACTGAGGGCAAGACGGTCCGGGTTTCGGTCGGCGAGCTCAACATCCCGAAGGTCGCCTACGTCGGCGGTGTCTACACCACCAAGAACGGCGCCATCGGTGCGAACAAGTCCTACATCAACTTCACCTCGCACGTCGCGGGCGTGAAGGTGGGCAACCTGTCCATCGGCGCGATCGAGTCCTCCGCCTCGGCGTGGAAGACCAAGGACGGCAAGGGCGGCGTCAGCTCGTCCTCGACCATCGCCTCGATCAAGGTCGGCGGCAAGACCTACGCGGTGCCGACGGGCGAGAACAAGACCCTGAACATCCCGGGTGTTGCCCGTCTGACGTTCAACCAGGTCCTGCGCCAGAAGCGCTACATCGCGGTGGACGCGCTGGTGATCGACGTGTACAGCCTGAACACCAAGGTCATCGTCGGCCACTCGGCCGCGGGCGTCGTCAGCTGATCTCAGCACACGCCATCTGAGTCGAACCTCACCGACGCAGAGCACACCGGCCCCCGGATCCCGCACGGATCCGGGGGCCGGTTCTGTCATGCGTCCAAGATGAGCGTCACCGGGCCGTCGTTGGTCAGGGATACGTCCATGTGCGCTCCGAAGCGGCCGCGTTCGACCTTGGCGCCGAGGGCTTCGAGCGACTCGCAGAAGCTGTTGTAGAGCGGTTCCGAGACCGGGCCCGGGGCGGCGTTGTTCCACGACGGGCGGCGGCCCTTGCGGGTGTCGGCGTACAGAGTGAACTGGCTGATCGCGAGGATCGGGGCGTGTTCGTCGGCGGCGGAGCGTTCGTCGTGGAGGATGCGCAGGGTCCAGATCTTCGCGGCGAGCGCGGCCGCCTTCTCGGCGGTGTCGTCGTGGGTGACTCCGACGAGGATGACCAGCCCGGGCTCGTCGATCGCCCCGACCACCTCACCGTCCACGGTGACCGATGCCCGACTGACTCTTTGTACTACGGCTCTCATGAGGCCATCCTCTCCCGCCGGAGATCGTCCGGTGATCGGAGCCGTCGACCGGCAAATATCCGTTATCGATCGCGATCTGGCAGGATTCGTCCATGGCGTCGACTCTGATCACTGTTGCCCCGACCGGTGCCGAGACCGCGAAGGCGGACTGCCCGGCGTTGCCGACCACGCTCGACGAGCTGGTCGGGACCGCGAAGCGGTGCGAGGCCGCGGGGGCGGCGATGATCCATATCCACATCCGCGACGGGGAGCACAAGCCGACCCTGGATCTGGGCCGGCTGACCGAGACCGTCGCCGCGGTCCGGGAGAACACCGCGCTGATCGTGCAGCTCTCCACCGGCGGCGCGGTCACCGATCCGTACGACCACAGGCTGCGGGTGCTCGACGCCGTACCGGACTCGTGCTCGCTGACGATGGGGACGGTCAACTTCGGCGACGACGTCTTCATGAACCCGTGGCCGTTCGTGACCCAGCTCTACCAGCTCACCCAGGAGCGCGAGGTCGTGCCGGAGTTCGAGCTGTTCGACCTGGGGCATGTCGCGGCGCTGCACCGGCTGCTCGGCAAGTACGGCCTGCCGTACGGCGGACGCGTGCACTGCGATCTGGTCATGGGCGTCCCCGGCGGCATGCCCGGTACGGCGGACGCGCTGGTTGCGGCTGTCAACGCGCTGCCGGATGCTGTCACGTCATGGTCCGCAACGGGCATCGGCCGTACGGCGCTGACCGTCGCGCTGGCCGCTTTGTCGAAGGGCGGCAACCTGCGCGTCGGTATGGAGGACACGCTCACGCTCGCGAAGGGTCAGCCGGTCACTCACAACGCGGAGCTCGTCGAACGCGCCGCAACCCTCGCCACGCTCGCCCAACGACCGCCGATGTCCCCGGACGAAGCGCGTTCCCTGCTGAACGTGAAGCGATGAGGTAGCCGGCGATCCCGGCCGCGATGATCGTTGCCTCCAGCAATAACCAGTCACGGAGGTAGTCGCGGGGCAGGATCGTCGGGTTCGCGCCTTTGCCTTGGCGCAGGAGCAGCGGCAGGGCGATCAGGCTGGTGATGCCGACGTACAAGAACGTCGTCCTGATCGCGCCGACTGTCCGATGGCCGTCGGGCCTGCTCGCCCATCGCGTGACCAGCCAG carries:
- the dtd gene encoding D-aminoacyl-tRNA deacylase; translated protein: MRAVVQRVSRASVTVDGEVVGAIDEPGLVILVGVTHDDTAEKAAALAAKIWTLRILHDERSAADEHAPILAISQFTLYADTRKGRRPSWNNAAPGPVSEPLYNSFCESLEALGAKVERGRFGAHMDVSLTNDGPVTLILDA
- a CDS encoding RDD family protein: MSSPAGWYDDPADPTQQRYWDGNTWTDQRRAQQGPPPYQGQYGAAQHGQVFGGGAPPTEPARPVQPQYGQYAPPQQPQQPQYGQYAGPQQPQQPQQPQYGQYAGPQQPQQPQQPQYGQYAGPQQPQYGQQPQYGQYGPQGPHPQQQGYGYPGKRPHTTPDGQLLSGWWRRVFARIIDSIIVGIIGLPLTGYFYYQYSQVLWDYFKTTLDQAEAGTPTTTTSLPPEVYKWMIPAVLIGLLVSFVYEYLFLTKKGATPGKMALGIAVRLRDTPGLPPGAAVAKRYGFEMALSVLGLIPLIGTLAGFIALINYLWPLWDDKKQALHDKVAATNVVRV
- a CDS encoding sulfurtransferase, whose protein sequence is MSRESALVSADWVEEHKNDAGVVLIEVDEDVSAYDAGHIAGAIKLDWKDDLQDAVRRDFVNQEQFSALLSERGVKNDDTVVLYGGNNNWFAAYAYWYFKLYGHGDVRLLDGGRKRWELDSRELTDEVVKRDATEYTAKAPNLDIRAFRDEVNEAIGVKNLVDVRSPDEYAGRLLAPAHLPQEQAQRAGHIPTAANIPWSKAANDDGTFRADDELKQLYADAGVDFGKDTIAYCRIGERSAHTWFVLHEILGQENVKNYDGSWTEWGSLVGVPVALGDEPGKA
- a CDS encoding choice-of-anchor P family protein, producing the protein MRPRIGYKKLAAVGVAAVVGVASTIALTSGSASASPVFGYSGYSYGTDVESGLANSGPQVISKFGCTTDATKADKNDLATANVNNQAIARSVKTDTHAFNNKSGTGVTSTATAADIRVGNLLTLTGVKTTTTAKYSKGQLSYTGDTTFAGVKIGAISVPSLLKPKWNTKIAVPGLGYIVLNRVGGVKTASGIYSYAQAVVLHATVKNQYIPQGVDVAVLKTRAEISKPATALVIGSAYGTQANVDKLVVSSPTSLQTTCQGTEGKTVRVSVGELNIPKVAYVGGVYTTKNGAIGANKSYINFTSHVAGVKVGNLSIGAIESSASAWKTKDGKGGVSSSSTIASIKVGGKTYAVPTGENKTLNIPGVARLTFNQVLRQKRYIAVDALVIDVYSLNTKVIVGHSAAGVVS
- the arfB gene encoding alternative ribosome rescue aminoacyl-tRNA hydrolase ArfB — encoded protein: MDIGLVVRSGVVLPEGELAWRFSRSSGPGGQSVNTTDSRVELSFDVAGTTALSDALKARALERLQSRLVDGVVTIAASEYKSQWRNREAARERLVALMREAIAPPPRKRRPTKPSKASVRRRLDDKKRRGQTKRLRGRPDD
- a CDS encoding thioredoxin family protein, coding for MSLGVWVLVGAVAAGVVLSALKAWVDGRFRGKSEDDVERVTAAELGEDLGERATLLQFSSAFCAPCRATRRTLAEVEGMVDGVRHVELDAESHLELVRRLDILRTPTTLVLDSTGAVVKRASGAPRKPDVIAALATAIDRQAS
- a CDS encoding DUF1416 domain-containing protein yields the protein MCGATKGGLDLKGVDVDKEAVIQGQVLRGEEPVGGAYVRLLDSTGEFTAEVPTSATGHFRFFAAPGSWTLRTLAPKADPVDRQVVAQYGEVAEVAVTV
- a CDS encoding 3-keto-5-aminohexanoate cleavage protein, producing the protein MASTLITVAPTGAETAKADCPALPTTLDELVGTAKRCEAAGAAMIHIHIRDGEHKPTLDLGRLTETVAAVRENTALIVQLSTGGAVTDPYDHRLRVLDAVPDSCSLTMGTVNFGDDVFMNPWPFVTQLYQLTQEREVVPEFELFDLGHVAALHRLLGKYGLPYGGRVHCDLVMGVPGGMPGTADALVAAVNALPDAVTSWSATGIGRTALTVALAALSKGGNLRVGMEDTLTLAKGQPVTHNAELVERAATLATLAQRPPMSPDEARSLLNVKR
- a CDS encoding HIT family protein, encoding MNACVFCDLITTDSPDLLVKEDAAVAFFPLPGDEIAPGHTLVVPRRHTTEGVLDAQPADLAQVMDLAQRLAQRMMAGLGATGVCLLNASGPGSGRSLDHLHIHVVPRYPGDGDETLPWPTGRSRHQPAVDLWAVLKG
- a CDS encoding DUF4395 domain-containing protein; protein product: MSESSAAQKVDPRGLRFAAGVTTVVLALTLVLNNPWPLAVQAVVFAISVAFGVQASPYGQLFKRLIRPRIGPPKELEDAAPPRFAQLVGLVFAVAGLIGYLTGVTVLGVVATGFALVAAFVNAAVGLCLGCEAYLLIHRIRTPTTATN